The following proteins come from a genomic window of Anabas testudineus chromosome 3, fAnaTes1.2, whole genome shotgun sequence:
- the adam10a gene encoding disintegrin and metalloproteinase domain-containing protein 10a — MVFLKLFLMFCCLHDIAGHFGNPLNKYIRHYEGLSYDTESLHKSHQRAKRALSPQDRTVHLDFHAHGRHFNLRMRRDTGLFSPDIVIEVSGDDAPIDTSHIYSGEIFGEKDTLTHGSVVNGRFEGFIKTHQGTYYVEPSERYLQDKNVPFHSVIYHEDDIDYPHKYGSEGGCADHSVFERMKKYQASAVEEPVKKVKSAQDEEHSHGPVILRKKRAAGKEKNTCQLFIQTDHLFLKYYGTREAVIAQISSHVKAIDSIYQATDFKGIRNISFMVKRIRINTTKEETDKSNPFRFANIGVEKFLELNSEQNHDDYCLAYVFTDRDFDDGVLGLAWVGAPSGSSGGICEKSKMYSDGKKKSLNTGIITVQNYASHVPPKVSHITFAHEVGHNFGSPHDSGIECTPGESKEQQKKEQGNYIMYARATSGDKFNNNKFSICSIRNISAVLAKKRDECFVESGQPICGNGLVEAGEQCDCGYSDQCKDSCCYSANEEEGKRCKLQPGKTCSPSQGPCCTAECTYKGPAERCRPDSECAREGMCNGATALCPASEPKANFTSCHAETQVCLNGVCSGSICEKYGLEVCTCSSQDNKDEAAELCHMCCMDKTDPNSCSSTGSVKWAKFFNKKITTLQPGSPCNDFKGYCDVFMRCRLVDADGPLARLKKAIFNPELYENIADWIVRNWWAVLLMGIALIMLMAGFIKICSVHTPSNNPKLPPPKPLPGTLRRRQQRQANAQSQGLNPRNRENYQMGQMRR, encoded by the exons ATGGTATTTCTGAAACTGTTTCTCATGTTTTGCTGCCTTCATGATATAGCAG GTCACTTTGGGAATCCCTTGAACAAATATATTCGCCATTATGAAGGTTTATCATATGACACAGAATCCCTGCACAAGAGTCATCAGAGAGCAAAGAGGGCACTTTCTCCTCAAGACAGGACCGTGCACCTGGATTTCCATGCACATGGAAG gCATTTTAACTTACGGATGAGGAGGGATACAGGTTTATTTTCTCCAGATATTGTCATTGAAGTATCAGGAGATGATGCCCCCATTGATAcatcacatatttacagtggAGAAATCTTTG gtgAAAAGGACACATTGACCCATGGCTCTGTGGTCAATGGGCGATTTGAGGGCTTCATTAAAACCCACCAAGGAACATATTACGTTGAACCCTCAGAGAGATACCTACAGGACAAGAATGTGCCCTTCCACTCTGTCATCTATCACGAGGACGACATCG ATTATCCTCATAAATATGGGTCAGAGGGTGGCTGCGCTGACCACTCTGTGTTTGAGAGGATGAAGAAGTACCAGGCATCTGCAGTAGAAGAGCCAGTCAAA AAGGTGAAAAGTGCACAGGATGAGGAGCACTCCCATGGCCCTGTCATtctgaggaagaagagggcagctgggaaagagaaaaataccTGCCAGCTCTTCATTCAGACCGACCATCTCTTCCTCAAATACTACGGCACAAGAGAGGCCGTCATTGCCCAG ATTTCCAGCCATGTGAAAGCTATTGACTCCATTTACCAGGCCACAGACTTCAAGGGCATCCGAAACATCAGCTTCATGGTTAAAAGAATTAGG ATAAATACCACCAAAGAAGAGACGGACAAAAGTAATCCTTTTCGCTTTGCCAATATCGGAGTGGAGAAGTTTTTGGAGCTCAACTCTGAACAAAACCATGATGACTACTGCCTGGCCTACGTCTTCACTGACAGGGACTTTGATGATGGCGTGCTTGGGTTGGCTTGGGTTGGAGCTCCCTCAG GAAGCTCTGGAGGCATCTGTGAAAAGAGCAAAATGTACTCTGACGGGAAGAAGAAGTCTCTCAACACTGGTATAATCACTGTGCAGAACTACGCCTCACATGTCCCTCCCAAGGTTTCACACATCACCTTCGCTCATGAGGTTGGACACAACTTTGGCTCTCCT CATGACTCTGGGATTGAATGTACCCCTGGAGAGTCTaaggagcagcagaaaaaggagCAAGGAAACTACATCATGTATGCCAGAGCAACATCAGGGGACAAGTTCAACAATAACAAGTTCTCTATCTGTAGCATCCGCAATATAAGCGCTGTTCTGGCAAAGAAGAGAGATGAATGTTTTGTTG AGTCTGGCCAGCCTATCTGTGGTAATGGACTCGTGGAAGCAGGAGAACAGTGTGACTGCGGCTACAGTGATCAGTGTAAAGACTCCTGCTGCTACAGTGCCAATGAGGAGGAGGGCAAAAGGTGCAAACTCCAACCTGGCAAAACCTGCAG TCCCAGCCAAGGCCCATGTTGCACAGCAGAGTGTACTTACAAGGGTCCTGCTGAAAGGTGCAGGCCGGACTCCGAGTGTGCCCGAGAGGGCATGTGCAATGGAGCTACTGCTCTGTGCCCAGCTTCAGAACCAAAGGCAAATTTTACCTCTTGCCATGCAGAAACACAAGTCTGCCTCAACGGG GTCTGCTCCGGTTCCATTTGTGAGAAGTACGGTCTTGAGGTATGCACCTGCTCCAGCCAAGATAACAAGGATGAGGCAGCTGAGTTGTGCCACATGTGCTGCATGGACAAAA CGGACCCAAATAGCTGCAGCAGCACCGGCTCAGTGAAATGGGCCAAATTCTTCAACAAGAAGATCACAACGCTGCAGCCTGGCTCACCCTGCAATGACTTTAAGGGCTACTGTGATGTGTTCATGAGGTGCCGTTTGGTGGATGCCGACGGGCCACTGGCAAGACTAAAGAAAGCCATTTTCAATCCAGAACTCTATGAGAACATTGCAGATTGGATAGTG CGTAATTGGTGGGCAGTCCTATTGATGGGCATCGCTCTGATTATGCTAATGGCTGGCTTCATCAAGATTTGCAGTGTCCACACTCCCAGCAACAACCCTAAACTTCCCCCACCAAAGCCGCTGCCAG GTACACTGAGAAGAAGACAACAGCGGCAGGCGAACGCACAGTCACAGGGCCTCAACCCTCGGAACAGAGAGAACTATCAAATGGGGCAGATGAGACGCTGA